One part of the Glycine soja cultivar W05 chromosome 11, ASM419377v2, whole genome shotgun sequence genome encodes these proteins:
- the LOC114375688 gene encoding uncharacterized protein LOC114375688 has protein sequence MRKIYLKNLSLLTTFLSPLRLQLLTHQFQVAEMNGGAFDFIEENGNGSDSDSNSDYAPEYYQPISAVEDSGSSDDEQDGEFRHLPNGFAAHGVVENGISSLDLNDVTEKSSSDEEEEEEEERIRELFERSLREDENRRNAPLTAENATRVMEAMRGVSFAGVVPDWAGQDADDRWIDQLRRLRQSSNT, from the exons AtgcgaaaaatatatttaaaaaatctttcGTTACTTACAACATTTCTTTCTCCTCTTCGTCTTCAACTCTTAACTCATCAGTTTCAAGTCGCAGAAATGAACGGTGGCGCCTTTGATTTTATCGAAG AAAACGGAAACGGGAGCGACTCGGACTCGAATTCTGATTACGCGCCGGAGTACTACCAGCCGATCTCCGCCGTGGAAGACAGTGGGAGTTCGGACGACGAGCAAGACGGTGAATTCCGACACCTCCCGAACGGTTTCGCCGCGCACGGCGTGGTGGAGAACGGGATCTCGTCTCTGGATCTGAACGACGTTACAGAGAAGAGCAGCAGCGacgaggaggaagaggaggaggaggagaggaTCAGAGAGTTGTTCGAGAGATCGTTGAGAGAAGACGAGAACCGGCGGAATGCACCACTGACGGCAGAGAACGCGACGAGAGTTATGGAAGCGATGCGCGGAGTGTCCTTTGCCGGAGTGGTTCCCGATTGGGCTGGTCAAGATGCTGATGATAGATGGATTGATCAGCTTCGCAGATTGAGACAATCGTCGAACACTTGA